The Methylacidimicrobium sp. B4 genome contains a region encoding:
- a CDS encoding TolC family protein, translating to MSFLRSARSVLALLFLAGATTRDVGRAEPTGQAAPPPEAAGAQPMEFRSQARNPQDADPPQRPIPLEKSAVGSDHPLIRFWRRVQAHYPELKKKHAKLQEMLAQKALAASGFLPRVYGWADSITTDNPIFGFMFHLTERNFSAGDLNLNSLNHPGTVSNQNMGLMALIPIFDAMQTIDSIRTAKHLIQQSEQEERFTRMEASLLAIDAYMQLLLAEREAALARLDVQASARDLDQAIHLMEQGLVLGADFYAGRSMSASIEQSQNGYVSKRKVARVAVNTLQGESADAEVALAGSIPTLRKGPTKPLEQWVQEAFLYRSDLLALQSSIAAQHSEVGRIKATALPSVNGFASGMLDSDNFNSGGRSYTVGVLGTVPLFDPARDPKVKQAQAAEEQLRHEAASLRDLIQNKLGQAYTEYQGALQDAEILGRASADARKSTEMMAELYREGRKTIVDLLGVRQLQLQTEIGYWDSLARLELARAKLYFLSGELDDYQVQQIAQEIGGATP from the coding sequence ATGTCGTTCCTTCGCTCGGCAAGGAGTGTCCTTGCGCTCCTTTTCCTGGCGGGCGCGACCACCCGAGACGTGGGCAGGGCCGAGCCGACGGGCCAGGCGGCTCCGCCGCCCGAGGCGGCCGGCGCACAACCCATGGAGTTCCGCAGTCAAGCGCGCAACCCGCAGGACGCCGATCCTCCCCAAAGGCCCATTCCCCTCGAGAAGAGCGCCGTCGGATCCGATCATCCGCTGATCCGCTTCTGGAGAAGGGTTCAGGCACACTATCCCGAGCTCAAGAAAAAGCACGCCAAGCTCCAGGAGATGCTTGCCCAGAAGGCCCTGGCGGCTTCCGGCTTCCTGCCTCGGGTCTACGGCTGGGCAGACTCGATCACCACCGATAACCCGATTTTCGGTTTCATGTTTCACCTGACCGAGCGAAACTTCTCGGCGGGCGACCTCAATCTCAATTCGCTCAACCATCCGGGCACAGTTTCCAACCAGAACATGGGCCTCATGGCGCTCATCCCGATTTTTGACGCCATGCAGACGATCGATTCGATTCGCACGGCCAAGCACCTGATCCAGCAGAGCGAGCAGGAGGAGCGATTCACGCGGATGGAGGCGAGCCTGCTCGCCATCGACGCCTATATGCAGCTCCTTTTGGCGGAACGCGAGGCAGCCCTCGCCCGGCTCGATGTGCAGGCATCCGCGCGCGATCTTGATCAGGCCATCCACCTGATGGAGCAAGGACTTGTTCTGGGCGCAGATTTTTATGCCGGCCGCTCGATGAGCGCTTCGATCGAGCAGAGCCAGAATGGCTATGTCTCCAAACGCAAGGTGGCACGGGTGGCGGTCAATACGCTCCAGGGAGAGAGTGCAGATGCCGAGGTTGCCCTGGCTGGCTCGATTCCCACCCTTCGCAAGGGCCCGACGAAGCCGCTCGAGCAGTGGGTACAGGAAGCCTTCCTCTACCGAAGTGATCTCTTGGCCCTCCAGTCGTCGATCGCCGCCCAGCATTCGGAGGTAGGCAGGATCAAGGCCACGGCGCTTCCTTCGGTCAACGGCTTTGCTTCCGGCATGCTCGACAGCGACAACTTCAACTCAGGTGGGAGAAGCTATACGGTCGGAGTCCTGGGAACCGTCCCGCTCTTCGATCCCGCCCGGGATCCGAAGGTCAAGCAGGCCCAGGCCGCTGAGGAGCAGCTTCGCCACGAAGCGGCTTCCTTGCGCGATCTCATCCAGAACAAGCTTGGCCAAGCCTACACCGAGTATCAGGGTGCGCTCCAGGACGCGGAGATCCTGGGCCGGGCCAGCGCCGACGCCCGGAAGTCGACCGAGATGATGGCCGAGCTCTACCGGGAAGGACGGAAGACGATCGTCGACCTGCTCGGTGTGCGCCAGCTGCAGCTCCAAACCGAAATCGGGTACTGGGACAGCCTCGCCCGGCTCGAGCTGGCTCGAGCAAAGCTCTACTTCTTGTCGGGGGAGCTCGATGACTATCAGGTTCAGCAGATCGCCCAGGAGATCGGAGGGGCGACCCCGTGA